The genomic segment CTCCGGACAAGGCTTCTGCTACAACCTCGGGCGCGGACTCGGCTCCTTCTTTCCGATTCTGGTCGGTACACTGTCGCAAACCATGACGCTCGTTAAGGCAATGGGCATTGTGGCCGGCGCGGGTTATCTGCTCGTGATCGTTGCCGCACTGTGTCTGCCGGAAACGAAGGGCAAAGTCCTCGGTGCGACTGGCTCGGTCGCCTGAATTCGCAGCAGCACTCATCCATGAAAACGATTGTTCTCGGCGGCGGCGTCATTGGCGTCGCCACGGCTTTTTACCTGGGCCAGCAAGGCTGCGAAGTCACGGTGATCGAGCGCGAACCCGACGTCGCGCTGTCCACCAGTTTCGGCAATGCGGGCGTGATCGCCCCGGGCTATGTGACGCCGTGGGCCGCTCCCGGCATGCCGGTCAAGATCCTCAAATACCTGTTCAAACCCGCGTCGCCGCTAATCTTCCGGCCTACGTTCGATCCGGCGCAATGGCGCTGGATCGCGCGCTGGCTGCGCGAATGCGACCTCGAACATTTCCGCGTCAACAAGCAGCGGATGCAGCGCATCGCTTATTACAGCCGCGATTGTCTGCATGAGTTTCGCGGACGTCATCCGTTCGATTACGGTCGCAGCCAGGGCTATCTGCAACTGTTTCGCAGCGAGTACGACGTCGAGCTGGCGCAGCCCGCGCTAACCGTGTTGCGCGACGCGGGCATCGCGCATCGGGAAGTGAGCGCGGCGCAGTGCATCGAGATCGAACCGGGCCTGCGCTGGGCGCGTGAGACGCCGCTCTCCGGCCTCTATCTCCCCGACGACGAAGCCGGCGATTGCGCCCGCTTCACCCGCGAATTGCGCGCGATCTGCGAGCGCAACGGCGTGCGTTTTCGCTTCGATACCAGCGTCACGGGGCTCGATGTGCGAAGCGGTGCGGTGCATGGCGTGCATGTCGACAGCGAACACGGCGCGGAGACCTTGCTGGCCGATGCCGTGGTGGTCGCGCTGGGTGTCGACAGCGCGGAGCTTCTCGCGCCGCTCGGCGTGAAGGTGCCGCTCTATCCGGTGAAAGGCTATTCGGCGACGCTCCCCGTCACCGACGAAGAAAAAGCGCCGCGCGCCGCGTTGATGGACGAGTCGTTGAAAACCGCGATCACGCGTTTCGGCAACAACCTGCGAATTGCGGGCACCGCTGAATTGGGCAACGGCCAGACCACCTTGCGCGAGCAGGCGTTGCAAACGTTGATGAAGGTGCTGCGCGACTGGTTTCCGCACGCGGCCAATCCGACGTCCGCGCATTTCTGGGTCGGACGCAGGCCCATGACGCCCGACGGTGCGCCTTTGCTCGGGCCGTCCGGCGTGGACAATTTATGGCTGAACCTCGGTCACGGCTCGACCGGATGGGCGATGTCGATGGGTTCAGGACGCGTGGTCGCGGATCTGATCACGCAGCGCAAGCCGGAAATCGATCTCGATGGACTGACGTTGGCGCGCTACCGGAAGTAACGCGGCGGTCACCACGCACGTTAAAAAGCCGGGTCCACCTTCTCAGGTGGCCCGGCTCTGTTTTTTTACCGCTTTGTTCTACCGCTGTATGTGCCGCTTCTTAAGCTGTCGCACATTGTCGTCTCCACCTCTTCCTGCAAACTTTGACCGGCTTTCGCTTTTGTTCACACGGCGAAAACCGGCGGCAATCAGGTTTGAGACGTCTTAACGCGGCAGTTCCGAATGACCCATCAGGAATGCATCGACGGAACGCGCGCACTGACGGCCTTCGCGAATCGCCCACACCACCAGCGACTGACCGCGACGCATATCGCCCGCCGTGAACACCTTGTCCACCGACGTGTAATACGCCTTGTCGCCTTCGGTCGCGGCACGCACGTTGCCGCGTGCATCCTTGTCGACGCCGAACGCTTCGAGCACCGGCGACACCGGCTGCGTGAAGCCCATGGCCAGCAGCACCAGATCGGCCTTCATTTCGAATTCGGAGTTCGGCACTTCGACCATCTTGCCGTCCTTCCATTCGACGCGCGCGGCGATCAGCTTCTCGACCTTGCCGTTCTTGCCTTCGAGGCGCTTGGTCGCGACCGCCCAATCGCGCTCGCAGCCTTCGTCATGCGACGACGACGTGCGCAGCTTGATCGGCCAGTACGGCCACACGAGCGGCTTGTTCTCTTCTTCCGGCGGCTGCGGCAGCAGTTCGAATTGCGTGACGCTCTTCGCGCCATGACGATTCGATGTGCCCACGCAGTCCGAACCCGTATCGCCACCGCCGATCACGACAACGTGCTTGCCCTTCGCGAGCAACTGGTTCGTAACCTTGTCGCCGGCGTTGACCTTGTTCTGCTGCGGCAGGAATTCCATCGCGTAATGGATGCCTTCCAGCTCACGGCCCGGCACCGGCAGATCGCGCGGCGTTTCCGAACCGCCTGCCACCACAACTGCGTCGAACTGTTCTTTCAGCTCGGCCGGGGTGATGGTTTCCTTCGCCGTGTTGCCGATCCAGGCCGGCAGCGAGCCTTCCTTGCCGACGAACACGTTCGCGCGGAACGTCACGCCTTCGGCTTCCATCTGACGCATGCGGCGGTCGATCAGCCACTTTTCCAGCTTGAAGTCGGGAATGCCATAACGCAGCAGGCCGCCAATGCGGTCGTTCTTTTCGAACACCGTCACATCGTGCCCCGCACGCGCGAGTTGCTGCGCGACGGCGAGACCCGCGGGGCCGGAACCGACCACCGCGACCTTCTTGCCGGTCTTGTGCTTCGGCGGCTGCGGAGCAACCCAGCCTTCAGCCCACGCCTTGTCGATGATCGCGTGTTCGATCGACTTGATGCCGACCGGATCGTTGTTGATGCCGAGCGTGCACGCCGCTTCGCACGGTGCCGGGCAGATGCGGCCCGTGAACTCGGGGAAGTTGTTGGTCGAATGCAGCACTTCGATCGCGTTCTTCCAGTCCTGATGGAACACCAGGTCGTTGAAGTCCGGGATGATGTTGTTCACCGGGCAGCCGTTGTTGCAGAACGGAATACCGCAGTCCATGCAACGTGCGCCCTGAATCTTCGCTTCGTCGTCGCTCAATGCCGCGACGAATTCCTTGTAGTGCTTCACACGCGTGAGCGGAGCTTCGTACGTCTCGTGTCGACGTTCGAACTCGAGAAAACCGGTTGCCTTGCCCATGTGGTTCTCTTCTCTATCTGTATCTAGGGGTGATCTGGACCCGCCGCGCGTCGAATGGTCGAGAGGCGGCGGGTACGGCTAAATGTGACGTCTGCGTCCGAGCAGCAATCTGGCTGGTTAAGCGGCGAGAACTTCCTTGTTCGCCTTCTTCGCGGCCAGCTCGCCCAGTGCGCGCTTGTATTCGGTCGGGAACACCTTCACGAATTGACGGCGCGACGCATCCCAGTTTTCGAGCAATGCTTTCGCACGCGGCGAACCGGTGAACTGGAAGTGACGCTCGATGAGACCCTTCAGCAGCGCCTCGTCGGTCGTCTCGCAGTGCCACAGGCCCTTGTCGACCGTGCGTTCCTGTTCGGCCTGTTGCAAGACCGGATCGAGCGCGACCATCGACTTGTTGCACTTGCCGGCGAACGTGCTGTCCGGATCGAACACATAAGCGACGCCGCCCGACATACCGGCTGCGAAGTTACGGCCCGTTTCGCCGAGCACGACCACCGTGCCGCCCGTCATGTATTCGCAACCGTGGTCGCCCGTACCTTCGACAACCGACGTCGCACCCGAGTTACGCACGCAGAAACGCTCGCCTGCCACGCCGCGGAAGAACGACTCGCCTTCGATCGCGCCGTACATCACCGTGTTGCCGCAGATGATGTTCTCTTCCGACTTACCGCGGAAATCGTTGGTCGGACGGATGATGATGCGGCCACCCGACAGGCCCTTACCCACGTAGTCGTTGCCGTCGCCGACCAGATCCAGCGTCACGCCCTTCGCGAGGAACGCGCCGAAGCTCTGACCCGCGGTGCCCTTCAACTGGATGTGGATCGAGTCGTCGGGCAGGCCGTCGTGGCCGTACTTCTTCGCGATCGCGCCGGACAGCATCGCGCCGACCGTACGGTTCACGTTGCGCACCGGCTGGATGAACGACACGTGCTCGCCCTTTTCCAGCGCGGCCTTCGCCTTCTCGATCAGCGTGTGGTCGAGTGCCTTGTCCAGACCGTGGTCCTGCACGTCGACGTGCTTGCGCGCGACTTCCGCACCGACTTGCGGCAGGTAGAACACACGCGAGAAGTCCAGACCCTTCGCCTTCCAGTGCTCGATGCCCTTCTTCATGTCGAGCAGTTCGGCGTGACCGATCAGGTCGTCGAACTTGCGGATACCCAGTTGCGCCATGATTTCGCGCGCTTCTTCAGCAACGAAGAAGAAGAAGTTGACGACGTGTTCCGGCTGGCCCTTGAACTTCTCACGCAGCACCGGATCTTGCGTCGCGACGCCGACCGGGCAGGTGTTCAGATGGCACTTGCGCATCATGATGCAGCCTTCGACGACCAGCGGAGCCGTCGCGAAACCGAATTCGTCCGCGCCGAGCAGCGCGCCGATCACGACGTCGCGGCCGGTCTTCATCTGACCGTCGGCCTGCACGCGGATACGGCCGCGCAGATGGTTCAGCACCAGCGTTTGCTGCGTTTCGGCCAGACCGAGTTCCCACGGCGTGCCGGCATGCTTGACCGACGACAGCGGCGACGCACCCGTACCACCGTCATGACCGGCGATCACGACGTGATCGGCCTTGGCCTTCGCCACACCTGCAGCCACCGTACCGACGCCCGACTCCGACACCAGCTTCACCGACACGCTAGCTGCCGAGTTGGCGTTCTTCAGGTCGTGAATCAGTTGCGCCAGATCTTCGATCGAGTAGATGTCGTGGTGCGGCGGCGGCGAAATCAGGCCGACGCCCGGCACCGAGTAACGCAGCTTGCCGATGTATTCCGACACCTTGTGGCCCGGCAGCTGACCGCCTTCGCCCGGCTTCGCGCCTTGCGCCATCTTGATCTGGATCTGATCGGCCGACGCCAGGTATTCCGCCGTCACGCCGAAACGGCCCGACGCCACCTGCTTGATGCGCGAACGCAGCGAGTCGCCTTCCTTCAGCGGAATGTCGGCAA from the Paraburkholderia fungorum genome contains:
- a CDS encoding D-amino acid dehydrogenase, whose protein sequence is MKTIVLGGGVIGVATAFYLGQQGCEVTVIEREPDVALSTSFGNAGVIAPGYVTPWAAPGMPVKILKYLFKPASPLIFRPTFDPAQWRWIARWLRECDLEHFRVNKQRMQRIAYYSRDCLHEFRGRHPFDYGRSQGYLQLFRSEYDVELAQPALTVLRDAGIAHREVSAAQCIEIEPGLRWARETPLSGLYLPDDEAGDCARFTRELRAICERNGVRFRFDTSVTGLDVRSGAVHGVHVDSEHGAETLLADAVVVALGVDSAELLAPLGVKVPLYPVKGYSATLPVTDEEKAPRAALMDESLKTAITRFGNNLRIAGTAELGNGQTTLREQALQTLMKVLRDWFPHAANPTSAHFWVGRRPMTPDGAPLLGPSGVDNLWLNLGHGSTGWAMSMGSGRVVADLITQRKPEIDLDGLTLARYRK
- a CDS encoding glutamate synthase subunit beta is translated as MGKATGFLEFERRHETYEAPLTRVKHYKEFVAALSDDEAKIQGARCMDCGIPFCNNGCPVNNIIPDFNDLVFHQDWKNAIEVLHSTNNFPEFTGRICPAPCEAACTLGINNDPVGIKSIEHAIIDKAWAEGWVAPQPPKHKTGKKVAVVGSGPAGLAVAQQLARAGHDVTVFEKNDRIGGLLRYGIPDFKLEKWLIDRRMRQMEAEGVTFRANVFVGKEGSLPAWIGNTAKETITPAELKEQFDAVVVAGGSETPRDLPVPGRELEGIHYAMEFLPQQNKVNAGDKVTNQLLAKGKHVVVIGGGDTGSDCVGTSNRHGAKSVTQFELLPQPPEEENKPLVWPYWPIKLRTSSSHDEGCERDWAVATKRLEGKNGKVEKLIAARVEWKDGKMVEVPNSEFEMKADLVLLAMGFTQPVSPVLEAFGVDKDARGNVRAATEGDKAYYTSVDKVFTAGDMRRGQSLVVWAIREGRQCARSVDAFLMGHSELPR